In Toxotes jaculatrix isolate fToxJac2 chromosome 12, fToxJac2.pri, whole genome shotgun sequence, the following are encoded in one genomic region:
- the mogat3b gene encoding 2-acylglycerol O-acyltransferase 3b — translation MTKEKTKWKEFLEAISVLQLVLSFLFLGVACYILIVYLMFTSLWPLSALYFIWLVMDWHTPERGGRRSLSVRKWRVWGHFRDFFPIKLVKTAELNPNKNYIFGCHPHGIMSTGAFACFSTESCGFAEAFPGVKPTLAILAGLFRIPLFRDYIMKAGLCPVSRPSLVHLLSKNGKGNAVVIVIGGAAESLASAPGVNTVVVKHRKGFVRLALEFGADLVPVYSFGENELFKQVIFSEGSLSRKLQDLFKNIMGFAPCLFVGECLAFLPYRTPITTVVGSPISVPQRVTPTEEEVDHYHRLYMEGLSKLFHEHKVSCGLPESHKLRII, via the exons ATGACTAAAGAAAAAACTAAGTGGAAGGAGTTTTTAGAGGCAATAAGTGTTCTGCAATTGGTACTGAGCTTTCTCTTCTTAG GAGTGGCTTGTTATATCTTGATCGTGTATCTTATGTTTACCTCGTTGTGGCCGCTCTCTGCTCTGTACTTCATATGGCTGGTGATGGACTGGCACACTCCTGAAAGAG GGGGCAGGAGATCATTATCTGTGAGGAAGTGGAGGGTATGGGGGCACTTCAGAGACTTTTTTCCCATCAAA TTGGTGAAGACAGCTGAGCTGAATCCAAACAAAAACTACATCTTCGGCTGTCATCCACATGGTATCATGAGCACCGGAGCCTTTGCCTGTTTCAGCACAGAGAGCTGTGGCTTCGCCGAGGCGTTTCCGGGGGTGAAACCCACCCTGGCGATACTGGCCGGGCTCTTCAGGATACCACTCTTTAGGGATTACATTATGAAAGCAG GCCTTTGTCCGGTCAGTAGACCAAGCCTTGTCCACCTCCTTTCCAAAAACGGCAAGGGAAATGCAGTGGTGATTGTGATAGGGGGAGCTGCTGAGTCTCTGGCATCCGCTCCTGGAGTTAACACAGTGGTTGTGAAGCACAGAAAGGGATTTGTCAGGTTGGCCCTTGAGTTTGG AGCTGATCTGGTGCCTGTTTACTCATTCGGGGAGAATGAGCTCTTTAAGCAGGTGATTTTCTCAGAGGGCAGTCTGAGTCGCAAGTTACAAGACCTGTTTAAAAACATTATGGGTTTCGCCccgtgtctgtttgttggtgaGTGCTTGGCATTCCTGCCCTACAGGACTCCAATTACTACTGTTG TGGGAAGTCCCATCTCAGTCCCACAACGAGTCACACCTACCGAGGAAGAGGTTGACCATTATCATAGACTTTACATGGAGGGCCTGTCCAAGTTATTCCATGAACACAAGGTCAGCTGTGGACTTCCTGAAAGTCACAAGCTTCGGATCATTTAG